The following nucleotide sequence is from Prosthecobacter sp..
CGGAGCAGGCGACCTCGGCGAACACGGCCAGACCCGCGTTCACATTGGCCGGCAGGCCGAACAAGCTGGGGAACTTCTCCACCGTGGCGGAGAAGTTCAGCAGTTTGCCGCGGCCGTGGAGCAGCAGCATGGAAAAACCGAGGGCAACGCGCAGGATGAGCAGACCGTAGTCGGGAGACTTCGGCAGGAACGACAGTTTCAGGAGCTTGAGCATGAGTGTGTTGGGTTCGGGTTGAGCGGGGATTAATCCAAGCATGATCCACCCCCGGCTCCGCCGACAAGCCTAAAATCCAAGGAGTGGGAGCTTCCAGCTCCCACAGTGGGGCCAGGATGGCCCCACTCCTCATCCCAGTGCTTCCAGCATCGTCTTCAGCTTCGCAAGCTGCGCGGACCAGTCGGCCTCGCGTTGCGTGTGATCGTCGAGCACCTTCTGCGGCACTTTGGCGGTGAAATTCGTGTCTGCGAGCTTCGCGCGGACCTTTTCCAGCTCCGATTCGACTTTGGCGATCTCCTTGCCCACGCGGGCCGTTTCGGCCTCCACGTCGATCAGGCCGTCGAGAGGCAGGAAAAGCTCGCCGAGAGGCGTCAGGGCCGCTGGCGTGCCTTTTTTCGGCTGGTAGCTCGCATCGACATCGAGCGGCTCGGCGTTCAGGAGGATGCGCAGGACCTCGATCTCGTGGTCGGGTAGTTCCTGGCTTGGCTTGAGGACGAAACGGACGCGCTTGTTGATGTTGAAGGTGCTCTTCAGGCCACGGCCCAGATTGACGGCTTCGTATTTGTCGTTCGCGGTCTTTTCGTCCTCGGGGAGGATGCCGAAGTGGGCGAGTTCGTCCGCATCGAGCGGTTTCGGCCACGGCGCGAACATGATGCTCTTGCCGCCTTGGTTCTCCGGTAGGTCGGTGTTGAAGCCCATGCCGTGCCACAGCTCTTCGGTGATGAAGGGCATGAAGGGATGGAAGAGACGCAGCGTGTGGCCGAGCACGAAGTCGATGACGGCGAGCGTGTTGGCTTTGCGCTTCTCATCGCTGCCTTGGAGCACGGCTTTGCTGGCCTCGATGTACCAGTCGCAGTACTCGCTCCAGAAGAAGCGGTAGAGCGTGGTGGTGGCGTCGCTGAAACGGTAGTCTTCCAGCGCGGTGCTGACTTCGGCGATGGCGGTGTTGAGGCGCAGGAGGATCCATTTGTCGTCGCTGCTGAGCAGGGCGGCGCTGATTTCGGTCTCGACCTCGCCACCTTGCATCTGGCGGAAGCGGGCGGCGTTCCAAAGCTTGGTGCAGAAGTTGCGGCCGAGTTCGACGTTCTTTTCGTCGAAGCAGATGTCCTGGCCCAGCGGGGCGCTACGCATGATGCCGAAGCGCAACGCGTCCGCGCTGTAGCTGGCGATCAGCTCCAGCGGATCGGGCGAATTGCCGAGCGATTTGGACATCTTGCGGCCCTGCTTGTCGCGGATGATGCCGGTGAAATAGACGTTCTTGAACGGCAGCTCGCCCATCCACTCGAAGCCGGCCATGATCATGCGGGCGACCCAGAAGAAGATGATGTCCGGCCCCGTGACGAGATCGGTCGTCGGGTAGAAAGCCTTCAACGTGGAGGTCTTCTCCGGCCATCCCATCGTCGCAAACGGCCACAGCCAGGAGCTGAACCAGGTGTCGAGGACATCGGGGTCTTGGGTGAAGCCGAGCATTTCGACTTTGTTGGACGCCATGGCTGAATCAGTCGTGATTTCGACTCGGTAAAGGTCATCGCCGATTTGCACGATACGCCCATGAACCTCTTCAAAATCGCGCCCATCTAGTTCAGCGCAGAATGAGGTCGATTTGGCAGTGGTGTCTGATGAGGGTGAAGCAACGCGTGCTTTTTCCCGCACGACTTCCATGACTGAAGCCAGCGCTGGGAACAGCACGACGATCTGGTTGCCTTCAAGATTGCGGCTCCACACCGGAATCCGATGCCCCCACCAGACCTGGCGGCTGATGCACCAGTCCTGCAGGCCGGTCATCCAGTGATCATAGACCTTCGCCCAGCGGTCGGGGTGGAATTTCATCTCGCCATTGGCCACGACGGCCTGGCTTTCCTTCACGCTCGGGTATTTGAGGAACCACTGCTCGCTCAAACGACTCTCGATGGGCACGTCGGCACGCTCGGAGTAGCCGAGGTTGTTCTGATACGGCTCCTCTTTGACGAGGCTGCCGATCTCCGCGAGCAGCTCGGCGGCGCGTTTGCGGGCGGCAAAGCGCTCCATGCCGGCGAGGTCTTTGCCAGCGAGTTCGTTGAGCACGCCGTTCGGATGCATTACATCGACGGCGGCCAGGTTGTGACGCTGCGCGATCTCAAAGTCGGCCTTGTCATGCGCGGGCGTCACTTTCAGCACACCAGTGCCGAAGGTGAAATCGACATGCTCATCGGCGATGATCGGCAGCAGCGCCTGGTCTTCGACCGGCAGCGGACGGCGGACGTGTTTGCCGATGAGATGAGCATAGCGCTCGTCCTTCGGATTCACGGCGATGGCCTGGTCGCCTGGGATCACTTCGGGACGCGTGGTGGCGATGGTGAGCCAGGTGCCGGGTTCCTCGACGACCTCGACTTTGAAGTGATACATGATGGCGTTCTGCGCCTTCATGACGACCTCCTCATCGCTGAGCGCGGTGAGGGAGGACGGGCACCAGTTCACCATGCGCTTGCCACGGTAGATGAGGCCCTTTTTGTAGAGATCCACGAACACGCGCATGACGCAGGCGTTGTAGTCGTCGTCAAAGGTGAAGCGCTCGCGGCTCCAGTCGCAGGAGGCACCGAGCTTCTTGAGCTGCTCGATGATGATGCCGCCGTGCTTCTCCTTCCACTCCCAGATCTTCGCCACGAGGCCCTCGCGGCCGAGATCGTCGCGGTGTTTGATGACGCCCTGCTTTTTCAGGGTCTTCTCGACGACGTTCTGCGTGGCGATGCCGGCGTGGTCGGTGCCGGGCAGCCAGAGCACTTCCTTCCCGAGCATGCGGGCGCGGCGGGCGAGGATGTCCTGGATGGTGTTGTTCAGCACATGGCCGAGCGTGAGGATGCCCGTGACGTTCGGCGGCGGGATGACGATGGAGTAAGCCGGGCGCTTCTCGCTCACACGGGCGGGATCGGCTTCAAAGCATTTGTCATCCAGCCAGCGCTGATACCAGCGGGCTTCGACGTCGGTTGGCGTGTAGGTCTTGTCGAGTTCGGGCATAAAGGGCGGCCAAGATGGGGGAAAGCCGCCGCTTTGCAAACGCCGAGGCGCATGTAAGCATGCGCCGCATGAGCACCACGACCTCTCCCGGTCCCACCCCCAGCGGCGGCGGCCTTCGCCATGGCTTGATGCTCGTCGTCGCGCTCGCCTTTCTCACCGCCATCGGCCTCGTGCTGCCGCATGGTGACAGCGGCGAAACATTCCGCGACGCGCTGCTGGCGCATGCGCTGTTTCGTCAGATCGTCATCGCCTTGTGGGCCATCGTGATCGTCGAAGGCCTGCTCGGTCTCTTTGTCTCCAAGGATGACTGGCCTGCACGCCTCAAACGTCTCCTGGTCACGTCGCTGCTGCCACCGCTGCGCATGGTCATCGCCACCAGCAAGCCCCATGGCTGGCTCTGGCTGCCCGGCGCAGGCTGGAAGCCCGCAGGCGAGGAAACCTCCGAAAAACTCGAGCAAAAACTCGCCCTGCCGATGGTCATCCTCACGCTGCTCGTGCTGCCCGTGCTAGGGGCCGAACTCACCGGTGGCGAGACTTTGGAAAATCATCCGCGCATGGCGCTGGCCACGCACCTGACCACCTGCGTGATCTGGGTGGGCTTCACGGTCGAGTTTCTGTGGATGGTGGCCGCCGCACCCAGCAAGCTGACGTATTGCCTCAAGAACTGGATCAATCTCGTCATCATCCTGCTGCCGCTCGTGGCCTTCCTGCGGATCCTGAGCGCCTTCCGCTTCGCACGCATGTTCCGTGCCGGCAAACTACTGCGCGCCTACCGCCTCCGCGGTCTGTGGACGCGCCTCTGGCGGCTCGCGCTTCTCTTCAATCTCCTCGAACGCCTGCAAAAACGCGATCCCGCGAAGTACTGCGCTGTACTGGAAAAGAAGATCGCCGATCTGGAGGAAGATCTCGCCG
It contains:
- a CDS encoding DoxX family protein, which produces MLKLLKLSFLPKSPDYGLLILRVALGFSMLLLHGRGKLLNFSATVEKFPSLFGLPANVNAGLAVFAEVACSALLIAGLFTRFAALMLAATMGTAFFFVHKSALVGANSGELAMVYLIAYVTLLFTGAGKFSVDRE
- a CDS encoding valine--tRNA ligase is translated as MPELDKTYTPTDVEARWYQRWLDDKCFEADPARVSEKRPAYSIVIPPPNVTGILTLGHVLNNTIQDILARRARMLGKEVLWLPGTDHAGIATQNVVEKTLKKQGVIKHRDDLGREGLVAKIWEWKEKHGGIIIEQLKKLGASCDWSRERFTFDDDYNACVMRVFVDLYKKGLIYRGKRMVNWCPSSLTALSDEEVVMKAQNAIMYHFKVEVVEEPGTWLTIATTRPEVIPGDQAIAVNPKDERYAHLIGKHVRRPLPVEDQALLPIIADEHVDFTFGTGVLKVTPAHDKADFEIAQRHNLAAVDVMHPNGVLNELAGKDLAGMERFAARKRAAELLAEIGSLVKEEPYQNNLGYSERADVPIESRLSEQWFLKYPSVKESQAVVANGEMKFHPDRWAKVYDHWMTGLQDWCISRQVWWGHRIPVWSRNLEGNQIVVLFPALASVMEVVREKARVASPSSDTTAKSTSFCAELDGRDFEEVHGRIVQIGDDLYRVEITTDSAMASNKVEMLGFTQDPDVLDTWFSSWLWPFATMGWPEKTSTLKAFYPTTDLVTGPDIIFFWVARMIMAGFEWMGELPFKNVYFTGIIRDKQGRKMSKSLGNSPDPLELIASYSADALRFGIMRSAPLGQDICFDEKNVELGRNFCTKLWNAARFRQMQGGEVETEISAALLSSDDKWILLRLNTAIAEVSTALEDYRFSDATTTLYRFFWSEYCDWYIEASKAVLQGSDEKRKANTLAVIDFVLGHTLRLFHPFMPFITEELWHGMGFNTDLPENQGGKSIMFAPWPKPLDADELAHFGILPEDEKTANDKYEAVNLGRGLKSTFNINKRVRFVLKPSQELPDHEIEVLRILLNAEPLDVDASYQPKKGTPAALTPLGELFLPLDGLIDVEAETARVGKEIAKVESELEKVRAKLADTNFTAKVPQKVLDDHTQREADWSAQLAKLKTMLEALG